One part of the Lotus japonicus ecotype B-129 chromosome 2, LjGifu_v1.2 genome encodes these proteins:
- the LOC130738192 gene encoding extensin-2-like yields the protein MGSLMASGTLTLLLAVVSLNLLPIQISANNYIYTSPPPPKPYYYHSPPPPMHSPPPPYHYSSPPPPPKKPYKYPSPPPPVYKYKSPPPRTPAYYYKSPPPPPKNPYKYPSPPPPVYKYKSPPPPFKYPPHLPPPDKPYKYPSPPPPVYKYKSPPPPYKWPSSPPTPKKPYKYPSPPPPSYKYKSPPPPYVWSSSPPPVKKPYKYPPPSLPIYKYKYPPPPYKWPSSAPPPKKPYKYSSPPPPVYKYKSPPPPYKWSSSPPPPKKPYKYSSPPPLVYKYKSPPPPYKWSSSPPPPKKPYKYSSPPPPVYKYKSPPPPPKKPYKYLSPPPPFYKYKYPPPPVYSPLPPHYIYASPPPPPYHY from the coding sequence ATGGGGTCTCTAATGGCCTCTGGTACCCTCACTCTTCTATTGGCAGTAGTCTCTCTCAATTTATTGCCAATTCAAATCTCAGCAAACAATTACATCTATacatctccaccaccaccaaagcCTTACTATTaccactctccaccaccaccaatgcACTCACCTCCTCCTCCTTACCATTActcttcaccaccaccaccaccaaagaAGCCATACAAGTACCCTTCTCCCCCACCTCCAGTGTACAAGTACAAGTCTCCACCACCACGTACACCAGCTTACTATTATaagtctcctcctcctccaccaaagaaccCATACAAGTACCCATCTCCTCCACCACCAGTTTACAAGTACAAgtctccaccaccaccctttAAGTACCCACCTCATCTACCACCACCAGATAAGCCCTACAAATacccatcacctcctccaccagTTTACAAGTAcaaatcaccaccaccaccttacAAGTGGCCATCTTCTCCACCAACACCAAAGAAGCCGTACAAATacccatcacctcctccaccaaGTTACAAGTACaagtctccaccaccaccgtatGTGTGGTCATCTTCTCCACCACCAGTAAAGAAGCCCTACAAATACCCACCACCTTCTCTACCAATTTATAAGTACAAGTATCCACCACCACCGTATAAGTGGCCATCTTCTGCACCACCACCAAAAAAGCCCTACAAATACTCATCACCCCCTCCACCAGTTTACAAGTACAAGTCCCCACCACCACCGTATAAGTGGTCAtcttctccaccaccaccaaagaAGCCCTACAAATACTCATCACCCCCTCCACTAGTTTACAAGTACAAGTCCCCACCACCACCGTATAAGTGGTCATcttctcctccaccaccaaaGAAGCCCTACAAATACTCTTCACCCCCACCACCAGTATACAAATACAAgtcacctcctccaccacctAAGAAGCCATATAAATATCTTTCTCCACCACCCCCATTTTACAAATACAAATATCCTCCTCCTCCTGTCTACTCCCCACTTCCACCACACTATATCTATGCatcacctccacctcctccttacCACTACTAG